A single genomic interval of Helianthus annuus cultivar XRQ/B chromosome 6, HanXRQr2.0-SUNRISE, whole genome shotgun sequence harbors:
- the LOC110865006 gene encoding MOB kinase activator-like 1A isoform X3, whose product MSLFGLGRNQRTFRPKKSAPSGSKGAQLRQHIDATLGSGNLREAVRLPPGEDINEWLAVNTVDFFNQVNLLYGTLTEFCTPEICPTMTAGPKYEYRWADGVQIKKPIEVSAPKYVELLMDWIESQLDDESIFPQRLGAPFPANFRDVVKTIFKRLFRVYAHIYHTHFQKIVSLKEEAHLNTCFKHFILFTCEFSLIDKKEPASLHELIESIVTY is encoded by the exons ATGAGCCTCTTCGGTCTCGGCAG GAACCAGAGGACGTTTCGTCCAAAGAAGAGTGCACCTTCGGGGAGTAAG GGGGCACAACTAAGGCAACACATTGATGCTACGTTGGGTAGCGGAAACCTGCGAGAAGCTGTGAGACTTCCTCCTGGGGAGGATATAAACGAATGGCTTGCCGTCAACA CTGTGGATTTCTTCAATCAAGTCAATCTTCTTTATGGCACCCTAACCGAGTTCTGTACACCGGAGATTTGCCCCACCATGACCGCGGGTCCCAA GTATGAGTACCGATGGGCTGATGGCGTGCAAATCAAGAAACCTATTGAAGTTTCGGCTCCAAAATATGTTGAGTTGTTGATGGATTGGATTGAATCACAGTTAGATGACGAATCTATATTTCCTCAAAGGCTTG GCGCGCCATTTCCAGCAAATTTTAGGGACGTTGTGAAAACGATATTTAAACGTTTGTTTCGTGTATATGCGCATATCTACCATACACACTTTCAGAAGATTGTGAGTCTTAAAGAGGAAGCCCATTTGAACAcat gtttcaagcatttcataTTGTTTACATGT GAGTTTTCTTTGATCGACAAGAAGGAGCCTGCCTCGCTTCATGAGCTTATAGA
- the LOC110865005 gene encoding protein mak16, translating to MQNDEVIWQVLRHKHCSFMSKITAGIFCRNPYNLTGVCNRSSCPLANSRYATIRDHDGVFYLYMKTIERAHMPNKLWERIKLPRNYEKALEIIDKNLMYWPKFLVHKAKQRLTKMTQMRIRMRKLALKTREKIMTTPRKEMKRESRREEKALTAAALERNIEKELVERVQKGTYGDDIYNYYKEEMYAKVLEQIESEGKEVEFEKEVEDEDEIEYVEWDGADEEDMEDYIAPSNEGSDQDDDESDDDESEKVVVDRKRGRADSKYSLKKQEKDAKKKKGRVLVEVEHDEADRRQKAII from the exons ATGCAGAACGATGAGGTTATATGGCAAGTCCTCAGGCATAAGCACTGCAGTTTTATGTCCAA AATTACAGCTGGAATCTTTTGTCGGAACCCTTACAATTTAACTGGAGTTTGTAACCGGAGCTCATGCCCACTTGCTAATAGTCGTTATGCTACCATACGTGATCATGACG GAGTTTTTTACTTGTATATGAAAACTATTGAGCGGGCACATATGCCAAACAAGTTATGGGAAAGAATTAAACTGCCTCGCAATTATGAAAAGGCACTTGAAATTATCGACAAAAATCTG ATGTACTGGCCCAAGTTTCTTGTGCACAAGGCAAAGCAACGGTTGACTAAAATGACACAAATGCGCATACGCATGAGGAAACTTGCTCTTAAGACAAG GGAAAAGATAATGACAACTCCTAGAAAAGAAATGAAGAGAGAATCTAGAAGAGAGGAGAAAGCACTGACGGCTGCGGCTTTGGAAAGG AATATTGAGAAGGAACTGGTTGAGCGTGTACAAAAAGGAACGTATGGTGAtgatatatataattattataagGAAGAGATGTACGCAAAGGTTCTTGAGCAAATTGAGAGTGAGGGAAAAGAGGTTGAATTTGAGAAAGAGGTTGAGGATGAG GATGAAATAGAGTATGTTGAATGGGATGGGGCGGATGAAGAGGATATGGAGGATTATATCGCTCCTTCAAATGAAGGATCTGATCAAGATGATGATG AGAGTGATGACGATGAATCAGAAAAGGTGGTGGTGGATAGAAAGAGGGGGAGGGCGGATTCCAAATATTCTCTTAAGAAGCAGGAGAAAGACGCTAAAAAGAAGAAAGGAAGAGTACTTGTTGAG GTTGAGCACGATGAAGCAGATAGAAGGCAAAAGGCAATTATATGA
- the LOC110865006 gene encoding MOB kinase activator-like 1A isoform X1, protein MSLFGLGRNQRTFRPKKSAPSGSKGAQLRQHIDATLGSGNLREAVRLPPGEDINEWLAVNTVDFFNQVNLLYGTLTEFCTPEICPTMTAGPKYEYRWADGVQIKKPIEVSAPKYVELLMDWIESQLDDESIFPQRLGAPFPANFRDVVKTIFKRLFRVYAHIYHTHFQKIVSLKEEAHLNTCFKHFILFTCEFSLIDKKELAPLHELIESIVTY, encoded by the exons ATGAGCCTCTTCGGTCTCGGCAG GAACCAGAGGACGTTTCGTCCAAAGAAGAGTGCACCTTCGGGGAGTAAG GGGGCACAACTAAGGCAACACATTGATGCTACGTTGGGTAGCGGAAACCTGCGAGAAGCTGTGAGACTTCCTCCTGGGGAGGATATAAACGAATGGCTTGCCGTCAACA CTGTGGATTTCTTCAATCAAGTCAATCTTCTTTATGGCACCCTAACCGAGTTCTGTACACCGGAGATTTGCCCCACCATGACCGCGGGTCCCAA GTATGAGTACCGATGGGCTGATGGCGTGCAAATCAAGAAACCTATTGAAGTTTCGGCTCCAAAATATGTTGAGTTGTTGATGGATTGGATTGAATCACAGTTAGATGACGAATCTATATTTCCTCAAAGGCTTG GCGCGCCATTTCCAGCAAATTTTAGGGACGTTGTGAAAACGATATTTAAACGTTTGTTTCGTGTATATGCGCATATCTACCATACACACTTTCAGAAGATTGTGAGTCTTAAAGAGGAAGCCCATTTGAACAcatgtttcaagcatttcataTTGTttacatgt GAGTTTTCTTTGATCGACAAGAAGGAGCTTGCCCCGCTTCATGAGCTTATAGAATCCATCGTCACTTATTGA
- the LOC110865006 gene encoding MOB kinase activator-like 1A isoform X4, whose product MTAGPKYEYRWADGVQIKKPIEVSAPKYVELLMDWIESQLDDESIFPQRLGAPFPANFRDVVKTIFKRLFRVYAHIYHTHFQKIVSLKEEAHLNTCFKHFILFTCEFSLIDKKELAPLHELIESIVTY is encoded by the exons ATGACCGCGGGTCCCAA GTATGAGTACCGATGGGCTGATGGCGTGCAAATCAAGAAACCTATTGAAGTTTCGGCTCCAAAATATGTTGAGTTGTTGATGGATTGGATTGAATCACAGTTAGATGACGAATCTATATTTCCTCAAAGGCTTG GCGCGCCATTTCCAGCAAATTTTAGGGACGTTGTGAAAACGATATTTAAACGTTTGTTTCGTGTATATGCGCATATCTACCATACACACTTTCAGAAGATTGTGAGTCTTAAAGAGGAAGCCCATTTGAACAcatgtttcaagcatttcataTTGTttacatgt GAGTTTTCTTTGATCGACAAGAAGGAGCTTGCCCCGCTTCATGAGCTTATAGAATCCATCGTCACTTATTGA
- the LOC110865006 gene encoding MOB kinase activator-like 1A isoform X2 translates to MSLFGLGRNQRTFRPKKSAPSGSKGAQLRQHIDATLGSGNLREAVRLPPGEDINEWLAVNTVDFFNQVNLLYGTLTEFCTPEICPTMTAGPKYEYRWADGVQIKKPIEVSAPKYVELLMDWIESQLDDESIFPQRLGAPFPANFRDVVKTIFKRLFRVYAHIYHTHFQKIVSLKEEAHLNTCFKHFILFTCEFSLIDKKELAPLHELIESIVTY, encoded by the exons ATGAGCCTCTTCGGTCTCGGCAG GAACCAGAGGACGTTTCGTCCAAAGAAGAGTGCACCTTCGGGGAGTAAG GGGGCACAACTAAGGCAACACATTGATGCTACGTTGGGTAGCGGAAACCTGCGAGAAGCTGTGAGACTTCCTCCTGGGGAGGATATAAACGAATGGCTTGCCGTCAACA CTGTGGATTTCTTCAATCAAGTCAATCTTCTTTATGGCACCCTAACCGAGTTCTGTACACCGGAGATTTGCCCCACCATGACCGCGGGTCCCAA GTATGAGTACCGATGGGCTGATGGCGTGCAAATCAAGAAACCTATTGAAGTTTCGGCTCCAAAATATGTTGAGTTGTTGATGGATTGGATTGAATCACAGTTAGATGACGAATCTATATTTCCTCAAAGGCTTG GCGCGCCATTTCCAGCAAATTTTAGGGACGTTGTGAAAACGATATTTAAACGTTTGTTTCGTGTATATGCGCATATCTACCATACACACTTTCAGAAGATTGTGAGTCTTAAAGAGGAAGCCCATTTGAACAcatgtttcaagcatttcataTTGTttacatgt GAGTTTTCTTTGATCGACAAGAAGGAGCTTGCCCCGCTTCATGAGCTTATAGA